The following are from one region of the Qipengyuania flava genome:
- a CDS encoding NAD-dependent succinate-semialdehyde dehydrogenase codes for MPTIETNNPATREPLETYQLMTKDEAFGIIDAAHEAFLDWKTRSHEERGEVLRAIAKVLRDNTDRISALMTAETGKLLRDGKGEVEICARIFEYTADNGPSVLADEERTHSGGKKQGLVTYSPIGVIYSVQPWNFPLYQPVRVLAANAMAGNAVVLKHASICTGSGLLLRDLCLEAGLPKGLFDVILVDHDLSDEIIAHDKVRAVTMTGSDGAGRHIGTKAAEALKKTVLELGSNDAYLVLEDADVELAIKTCVTGRLYNNGETCVSAKRFVVTEAVYDQFVEGFVERMKAAKMGDPTKDDTQLGPVSSKEQFDTLVEQVGKSLDGGATLLCGGDPEDDPDGWYYPATVLADCKPGTPAYDDELFGPVASIIRAKDDEDAMRIANDSRYGLGGGIFTKDQDKAVRLAREHFDTGMVRINSFGAADPNMPFGGVKDSGYGREHGGFGMKEFVNTKAVYLP; via the coding sequence ATGCCCACTATCGAAACCAACAACCCTGCCACCCGCGAGCCGCTGGAAACCTATCAGCTGATGACGAAGGACGAAGCCTTCGGGATCATCGACGCAGCGCATGAGGCTTTCCTCGACTGGAAGACCCGCAGCCACGAAGAACGCGGCGAAGTGCTGCGCGCGATTGCCAAGGTGCTGCGCGACAACACCGACCGCATCAGCGCTCTGATGACCGCGGAAACCGGCAAGCTGCTGCGCGACGGCAAGGGCGAAGTCGAAATCTGCGCCCGCATCTTCGAATACACCGCCGACAACGGCCCCAGCGTACTCGCCGATGAAGAGCGCACCCATTCGGGCGGCAAGAAACAGGGCCTGGTGACCTATTCGCCGATTGGCGTGATCTACTCGGTCCAGCCGTGGAATTTCCCGCTTTACCAGCCGGTCCGCGTGCTCGCGGCAAACGCCATGGCGGGCAACGCGGTGGTCCTCAAGCACGCCTCGATCTGCACCGGCAGCGGGCTGCTGCTGCGCGACCTGTGCCTCGAAGCGGGCCTGCCCAAGGGCCTGTTCGACGTGATCCTGGTCGATCACGACCTGTCGGACGAGATCATCGCCCACGACAAGGTCCGGGCGGTCACCATGACCGGCAGCGATGGCGCGGGCCGCCACATCGGTACCAAGGCCGCCGAAGCGCTGAAGAAAACCGTGCTCGAACTGGGTTCGAACGACGCCTACCTCGTGCTGGAAGACGCCGACGTCGAGCTGGCAATCAAGACCTGCGTCACAGGGCGCCTCTACAACAATGGCGAAACTTGCGTGTCGGCCAAGCGCTTTGTCGTGACCGAGGCGGTCTATGACCAGTTCGTCGAAGGTTTCGTCGAACGGATGAAGGCGGCCAAGATGGGCGATCCCACGAAGGACGACACCCAGCTCGGCCCGGTTTCCAGCAAGGAACAGTTCGACACGCTGGTCGAACAGGTCGGCAAGAGCCTCGATGGCGGGGCGACCCTGCTGTGCGGCGGCGATCCGGAAGACGATCCCGATGGCTGGTACTACCCCGCCACCGTGCTCGCCGACTGCAAGCCGGGCACTCCGGCCTATGACGACGAGCTGTTCGGCCCGGTCGCCTCGATCATCCGCGCGAAGGACGACGAGGACGCGATGCGCATCGCCAACGACAGCCGCTACGGCCTTGGCGGCGGCATTTTCACCAAGGACCAGGACAAGGCCGTGCGCCTTGCCCGCGAACACTTCGATACCGGCATGGTGCGGATCAATTCCTTCGGCGCGGCCGACCCCAACATGCCCTTCGGCGGGGTTAAGGATTCGGGATACGGCCGCGAACACGGCGGCTTCGGCATGAAGGAATTCGTGAACACCAAGGCGGTGTACCTTCCCTGA
- a CDS encoding SDR family oxidoreductase: MNILIAGATGNTGTRLTRELCERGHTPVALVRESSDTSALPEGAQQRIGDLTDLADDVTDGCHAVVFAAGSGGDTSAEMTDKVDRDGAKRLIDIAAKSGVDRFVMLSSVGADNPEPEGKLAHYLKAKHEADEHLKQSGLDYAILRPVSLTDEGPTGSVRLGDDVDPKGEAARGDVAVLLADAVEQDSWSGAIRLMETVG, translated from the coding sequence ATGAACATCCTTATCGCAGGCGCCACCGGCAACACCGGTACGCGCCTCACAAGAGAGCTGTGCGAGCGCGGCCACACGCCCGTCGCCCTGGTGCGCGAATCCTCCGACACCAGCGCCCTTCCCGAGGGCGCGCAGCAGCGCATCGGCGATCTCACCGATCTGGCCGACGATGTCACCGATGGCTGTCACGCGGTGGTCTTTGCCGCCGGATCGGGCGGCGACACCAGCGCGGAAATGACCGACAAGGTCGACCGCGACGGGGCCAAACGACTGATCGATATCGCGGCAAAGTCCGGCGTCGATCGCTTCGTCATGCTGAGTTCCGTCGGAGCGGACAATCCCGAGCCCGAGGGCAAGCTGGCCCATTACCTCAAGGCCAAGCACGAAGCCGATGAACATCTCAAGCAGAGCGGTCTCGACTACGCCATCCTGCGCCCGGTCAGCCTGACGGACGAAGGACCGACCGGCTCGGTTCGCCTGGGCGACGATGTCGATCCCAAGGGCGAAGCTGCGCGCGGCGATGTTGCCGTGCTGCTGGCCGATGCAGTCGAACAGGACAGCTGGAGCGGAGCGATCCGCCTGATGGAAACCGTGGGCTGA
- a CDS encoding acetyl-CoA C-acetyltransferase — MPEAYIVEAVRTAGGRRGGRLAGVHPVDLAAQSLDAIMERSGLDAKAVDDVVMGCVSQGGEQAMQVGRNAVLASKHLGEGVPAVTIDRQCGSSQQAIQFAAQAVMSGTQDVVIASGVESMSRVPMGSTAMFHMKEGLGNYKSPGLEEKYPGIQWSQFMGAEMIAQKHGFSKDDLDRFALASHEKAIEATKSGAFEKEIVGVPVETPEGEQLHTVDEGIRFDATLEGIAGVKLLSPEGKITAATSSQICDGSSAVLVVSEQALKDHGLTPMARIHNLTVTAGDPVIMLEEPLFATDRALQRAGMSIGDIDLYEVNEAFAPVPLAWLKHTGADPDKLNVNGGAIALGHPLGASGTKLMATLVHALKARGKKYGLQTMCEGGGVANVTIVEAL, encoded by the coding sequence ATGCCTGAAGCCTATATCGTTGAAGCCGTCCGTACGGCCGGGGGTCGCCGCGGCGGTCGCCTCGCCGGTGTCCACCCGGTCGATCTCGCCGCCCAGTCGCTCGATGCGATCATGGAGCGCAGCGGCCTCGACGCGAAGGCGGTGGACGATGTCGTGATGGGCTGCGTCAGCCAGGGCGGCGAACAGGCCATGCAGGTCGGCCGCAACGCCGTGCTTGCCAGCAAGCACCTCGGCGAAGGCGTGCCCGCGGTCACTATCGACCGCCAGTGCGGCTCCTCGCAGCAGGCAATCCAGTTCGCCGCGCAGGCGGTGATGAGCGGAACACAGGACGTGGTCATCGCCAGCGGCGTGGAAAGCATGAGCCGCGTGCCGATGGGTTCGACCGCGATGTTCCACATGAAGGAAGGCCTCGGGAACTACAAATCGCCCGGCCTCGAAGAGAAATACCCCGGCATCCAGTGGAGCCAGTTCATGGGCGCGGAGATGATCGCCCAGAAGCACGGCTTCTCCAAGGACGACCTCGACCGCTTCGCGCTCGCCAGCCACGAAAAGGCAATCGAGGCGACCAAGTCGGGCGCCTTCGAGAAGGAAATCGTCGGCGTGCCGGTGGAGACGCCCGAGGGCGAGCAGCTGCACACGGTCGATGAAGGCATTCGCTTCGATGCCACGCTCGAAGGCATTGCCGGCGTCAAGCTGCTGAGCCCCGAAGGCAAGATCACCGCCGCCACCAGCAGCCAGATCTGCGACGGGTCAAGCGCGGTTCTGGTCGTCAGCGAACAGGCGCTGAAGGACCACGGCCTCACCCCGATGGCGCGTATCCACAATCTCACCGTTACGGCGGGCGATCCGGTCATCATGCTGGAAGAGCCGCTGTTCGCCACCGACCGCGCGCTGCAGCGCGCCGGCATGTCGATCGGCGATATCGACCTTTACGAAGTCAACGAAGCCTTCGCGCCCGTGCCGCTTGCCTGGCTCAAGCACACCGGCGCCGACCCGGACAAGCTCAACGTCAATGGCGGTGCGATTGCGCTCGGCCATCCGCTGGGCGCTTCGGGCACCAAGCTCATGGCCACGCTGGTCCACGCGCTCAAGGCGCGCGGCAAGAAGTACGGCCTCCAGACGATGTGCGAAGGCGGCGGTGTCGCCAACGTGACCATCGTCGAAGCCCTTTAA
- a CDS encoding LysR family transcriptional regulator: MQDWDDYRVILAVARAGSLRGAAGLLGLTHTTIARRLAALQDRRGILFERTPTGYLPTEQGQAVIDTAERMEQLDLASERAVKARGEAISGSLTVSLPEPIAQFLLLEELVAFTELYPEVDLKVETTARFVDLDRSEADVVLRGVKQPPEHLVGRRLFPAGLTYYANREYLERTPPDKLRWIAPVDDGVWPDWREQSPFPDAPVALRIDDITARHRALVAGLGLGRGACFMADPEPALIRLTDRPPVPQQDIWILTHPDLRGTPRVRVFMAFLAEALLAKRSLVTGARD, encoded by the coding sequence ATGCAGGATTGGGACGATTACCGCGTCATTCTCGCCGTCGCGCGCGCCGGATCACTGCGCGGTGCGGCCGGCCTGCTCGGCCTCACCCACACCACCATCGCCCGGCGGCTGGCTGCGCTACAGGATCGCCGCGGCATCCTGTTCGAGCGGACGCCCACCGGCTACCTGCCCACCGAACAAGGGCAGGCGGTTATCGATACGGCCGAACGGATGGAGCAGCTCGACCTCGCAAGCGAGCGAGCAGTCAAGGCGCGCGGTGAGGCAATTTCCGGATCACTGACCGTCTCGCTGCCCGAACCGATTGCGCAGTTCCTCCTGCTGGAAGAGCTGGTCGCGTTTACAGAGCTCTATCCCGAAGTCGATCTCAAGGTCGAAACCACCGCGCGCTTCGTCGACCTCGATCGCTCGGAAGCCGATGTGGTGCTGCGCGGTGTGAAGCAGCCGCCCGAACACCTCGTGGGTCGGCGCCTGTTTCCTGCCGGCCTCACCTACTACGCCAATCGCGAGTACCTGGAGCGAACCCCACCGGACAAGCTGCGCTGGATCGCTCCGGTGGACGATGGCGTGTGGCCCGACTGGCGCGAGCAGTCGCCCTTCCCCGACGCGCCGGTCGCGCTGCGGATCGACGACATCACCGCCCGCCACCGCGCGCTGGTCGCCGGGCTCGGCCTCGGACGCGGCGCGTGCTTCATGGCCGATCCCGAACCCGCGCTCATTCGCCTTACCGACCGCCCGCCGGTTCCCCAGCAGGACATCTGGATCCTGACCCATCCGGACCTGCGCGGGACGCCGCGTGTGCGGGTCTTCATGGCCTTCCTGGCCGAAGCGCTGCTGGCGAAGCGTTCACTGGTGACGGGCGCGCGCGACTGA
- a CDS encoding TonB-dependent receptor domain-containing protein: protein MKLHTYFKASAAPAALGLALIAQPAMAQDDGETAEAPAATTGPAIVVTGSRISNPNLELASPVSVVSSDDLELAQTNVAEEFLRELPSAVPSVGSAVNNGNGGSSFVNLRGVGSNRNLVLLDGRRFTPADTTGRVDLNNIPLAVIERTEILTGGATTTYGADAIGGVVNFITKRDFEGVEATASQQITEEGDGNVFRADVTIGANFDDGRGNAVLSIGYQNQDAVYQGDRDFSLFNIGSFSGNPSGSSNSIPAVIVGPVPSGFGQIAPDGVGFRDGSFYQPFNFNPFNIFLTPFERFNVYGSARYEVSDAVEVFTQASFSKNTVSTIIAPGGSFFNTYQQNLNNPFLPAGLAQAYCDGLGLTAAECTAGINTPFGPTLADGSPNPDYVQFGSSIRRRTVEAGTRNSDFTTTLFNLVGGLRGSITDNINWEVSGTYGESERIQRQGGFARFDRLQQSMLAIPDGAGGVQCIDTSGGCAPINLFGLQGNLGTQEAIDYVFSLTQQVITQASLQQVQAIIDGDLGFGIAPTPISFAVGAEYRKYTATRLSDEASQTPGAVVGGGGAAPDIDGSYNVKDVFAELVIPVIEDSFFREVTLELGGRYSDYSTAGGEFTWKAGGTITPIDELTIRGNYQRSSRAPNIGELFSPVTTGLSNLAVDPCAGSNPVGNAALTAVCVQQIVAGGASAATAQSLIGSILQPAAGQINVTGGGNPLLGVETATTWTIGAIIEPIYNLSLTVDYWNIKVEDAITSPAVADITGGCYNAPSTSNPFCSLISRSATTGGLDGSPNEVLGLLLQSSNLGLIKTDGIDISLRYRTDLTDNIGVRFSTDATWVNKNVFQATPTSIERDCVGFYSVNCGSIQPEWVANTRLTFSFFDELDVSLLWRYLSGVEFEPLQRAASGDAFIGQIGAGAGPVSGQDVDFNEIPSESYFDLSARWAATENIEFVVTIQNLFDNDPTIVGSDIGSTAFNSGNIYPSTYDALGRRYAAAVKLRF from the coding sequence GTGAAACTCCACACTTACTTCAAAGCCAGTGCGGCACCCGCCGCTCTCGGTCTTGCGCTGATCGCGCAGCCGGCGATGGCTCAGGACGACGGCGAAACCGCCGAAGCGCCTGCAGCTACCACCGGTCCTGCGATCGTCGTTACGGGTTCGCGCATTTCGAACCCGAACCTTGAGCTGGCCAGCCCGGTTAGCGTCGTCAGCAGCGACGACCTTGAACTCGCCCAGACCAACGTTGCGGAAGAATTCCTTCGCGAACTGCCCTCGGCGGTTCCGAGCGTCGGTTCGGCCGTTAACAACGGCAACGGCGGTTCGAGCTTCGTCAACCTGCGCGGCGTTGGCTCCAACCGTAACCTCGTGCTGCTCGACGGTCGCCGCTTCACGCCGGCTGACACGACCGGCCGTGTTGACCTTAACAACATTCCGCTCGCCGTTATCGAGCGTACGGAAATCCTGACCGGCGGCGCAACCACCACCTACGGTGCTGACGCTATCGGCGGTGTTGTTAACTTCATCACCAAGCGCGACTTCGAAGGCGTCGAAGCAACCGCTTCGCAGCAGATCACCGAAGAAGGCGACGGCAACGTTTTCCGTGCCGACGTCACCATCGGTGCCAACTTCGACGACGGCCGCGGTAACGCAGTCCTGAGCATCGGCTACCAGAACCAGGACGCCGTCTACCAGGGCGACCGTGACTTCTCGCTGTTCAACATCGGTTCGTTCAGCGGCAACCCCTCGGGTTCGTCGAACTCGATCCCCGCAGTTATCGTCGGCCCCGTGCCGTCGGGCTTCGGTCAGATCGCACCGGACGGCGTTGGCTTCCGTGACGGCAGCTTCTACCAGCCGTTCAACTTCAACCCGTTCAACATCTTCCTGACGCCGTTCGAGCGCTTCAATGTTTACGGCTCGGCCCGTTACGAAGTGTCGGACGCTGTGGAAGTGTTCACGCAGGCTTCGTTCTCGAAGAACACCGTCTCGACGATCATCGCTCCGGGTGGTTCGTTCTTCAACACCTACCAGCAGAACCTGAACAACCCGTTCCTGCCTGCTGGTCTGGCACAGGCCTACTGTGACGGCCTCGGCCTCACCGCTGCCGAATGTACCGCTGGCATCAACACGCCGTTCGGTCCGACGCTGGCAGACGGTTCGCCGAACCCCGACTACGTCCAGTTCGGCAGCTCGATCCGTCGTCGTACGGTCGAAGCCGGCACGCGTAACTCGGACTTCACCACGACGCTGTTCAACCTGGTTGGCGGCCTGCGTGGCTCGATCACCGACAACATCAACTGGGAAGTCTCGGGCACCTACGGTGAGAGCGAGCGTATCCAGCGTCAGGGCGGCTTTGCTCGCTTCGACCGCCTCCAGCAGTCGATGCTCGCAATCCCCGACGGTGCTGGCGGCGTCCAGTGTATCGACACCTCGGGCGGCTGTGCTCCGATCAACCTCTTCGGTCTTCAGGGTAACCTGGGCACCCAGGAAGCGATCGACTACGTCTTCAGCCTGACCCAGCAGGTGATCACCCAGGCCTCGCTGCAGCAGGTCCAGGCGATCATCGACGGTGATCTCGGCTTCGGCATCGCGCCGACCCCGATCTCGTTCGCAGTCGGTGCCGAATACCGTAAGTACACCGCAACCCGCCTGTCGGACGAAGCTTCGCAGACCCCGGGTGCAGTTGTCGGTGGCGGCGGTGCCGCTCCGGACATCGACGGTTCGTACAACGTGAAGGACGTCTTCGCCGAGCTCGTTATCCCGGTCATCGAAGACTCGTTCTTCCGTGAAGTGACCCTGGAACTCGGTGGCCGTTATTCGGACTACTCGACCGCAGGTGGTGAATTCACCTGGAAGGCCGGCGGTACGATCACTCCGATCGACGAGCTGACCATCCGTGGTAACTACCAGCGTTCGTCGCGTGCGCCGAACATCGGTGAGCTGTTCTCGCCGGTCACCACTGGCCTGTCGAACCTGGCAGTCGACCCCTGCGCGGGCTCGAACCCGGTTGGCAACGCTGCCCTTACCGCAGTCTGCGTCCAGCAGATCGTGGCTGGTGGCGCCAGTGCCGCAACGGCCCAGAGCCTGATCGGCAGCATCCTGCAGCCGGCAGCTGGCCAGATCAACGTCACCGGTGGCGGTAACCCGCTCCTCGGCGTTGAAACGGCAACGACCTGGACCATCGGTGCGATCATCGAACCGATCTACAACCTGTCGCTGACCGTCGACTACTGGAACATCAAGGTCGAAGACGCGATCACGAGCCCGGCCGTGGCCGACATCACCGGTGGCTGCTACAACGCCCCGAGCACGTCGAACCCGTTCTGCTCGCTGATCTCGCGTAGTGCGACGACTGGTGGCCTCGACGGTTCGCCGAACGAAGTTCTGGGTCTGCTCCTGCAGTCCTCGAACCTCGGCCTGATCAAGACCGACGGCATCGACATCAGCCTGCGTTATCGTACGGACCTCACCGACAACATCGGTGTGCGTTTCTCGACCGACGCAACCTGGGTCAACAAGAACGTCTTCCAGGCAACCCCGACTTCGATCGAACGTGACTGCGTTGGCTTCTACTCGGTCAACTGTGGTTCGATCCAGCCGGAGTGGGTGGCCAACACCCGCCTGACGTTCTCGTTCTTCGATGAGCTGGATGTCTCGCTCCTGTGGCGTTACCTCAGCGGCGTCGAGTTCGAGCCCCTGCAGCGTGCTGCAAGCGGCGACGCCTTCATCGGCCAGATCGGTGCAGGCGCTGGTCCGGTTTCGGGTCAGGACGTCGACTTCAACGAGATCCCGTCGGAAAGCTATTTCGACCTGAGCGCTCGTTGGGCGGCCACGGAGAACATCGAGTTCGTCGTGACGATCCAGAACCTGTTCGACAACGATCCGACGATCGTCGGTTCGGACATCGGTTCGACCGCGTTCAACTCGGGTAACATCTACCCGTCGACCTACGACGCCCTCGGCCGTCGTTACGCGGCTGCGGTGAAGCTTCGCTTCTAA
- the clpB gene encoding ATP-dependent chaperone ClpB → MNLEKFTDRAKGFLQAAQTVAIRMNHQRISPAHLLKALLDDEQGMAAQLIQRAGGNPGVAITEIDNALAKVPAVSGGGAQQTPGLDNDAVRALDQAEQLAEKAGDSFVPVQRLLQALALGDTPAGKALKAAMVDAKSLEEAIQEVTGGRSADSAGAEESYDAMKKYARDLTQAARDGKLDPVIGRDEEIRRTVQILARRTKNNPALIGEPGTGKTAIAEGLALRIANGDVPDSLKGRTLMSLDMGALIAGAKYRGEFEERLKAVLDEVKGADGQIILFIDEMHTLIGAGASEGSMDASNLLKPALSRGELHCIGATTLDEYQKYVEKDPALQRRFQSVYIDEPSVEDTVSILRGIKDKYELHHGVRITDGAIVAAARLSDRYIQNRFLPDKAIDLMDEAASRIRMEVESKPEEIEGLDRRIIQLRIEEQALQKETDSASKDRLEALRKELSELEQQSSELTTRWQNERDKIHAEGRIKEELDQARLELEQAQRAGDLAKAGELQYGTIPALETKLEEASGQTDNALLREEVTEDDIAGVVSRWTGIPVDKMMEGEREKLLDMENILSKRVIGQSQAIDAVSKAVRRARAGLQDPGRPLGSFLFLGPTGVGKTELTKALAGFLFDDDDAMVRIDMSEFMEKHAVARLIGAPPGYVGYEEGGVLTEAVRRRPYQVVLFDEVEKAHTDVFNVLLQVLDDGRLTDGQGRVVDFSNTLIILTSNLGSQYLAQMEDDQKVEDVEPQVMDVVRGHFRPEFLNRLDEIILFHRLAQEHMAPIVEIQVARVQKLLKERKIVLDLTEGAKKWLGRVGYDPVYGARPLKRAVQRYVQDPLADMILAGDVPDGSTVKIDEGDGALDMKVS, encoded by the coding sequence ATGAATCTCGAAAAGTTCACCGACCGCGCCAAGGGCTTCCTGCAGGCGGCGCAGACCGTCGCTATCCGCATGAACCACCAGCGGATTTCGCCCGCGCACCTGCTCAAGGCGCTGCTCGACGACGAGCAGGGCATGGCCGCGCAGCTGATCCAGCGCGCGGGCGGCAATCCGGGCGTGGCGATTACCGAAATCGACAACGCGCTGGCCAAGGTGCCGGCCGTTTCGGGTGGCGGAGCCCAGCAGACGCCGGGTCTCGACAACGACGCCGTGCGTGCGCTCGACCAGGCCGAACAGCTGGCGGAGAAGGCTGGCGACAGCTTCGTGCCCGTGCAGCGCCTGCTGCAGGCGCTTGCCCTTGGCGACACGCCCGCGGGCAAGGCGCTGAAGGCGGCGATGGTCGATGCCAAGTCGCTCGAGGAAGCCATCCAGGAAGTTACCGGCGGCCGCAGCGCCGACAGCGCCGGGGCAGAAGAGAGCTACGACGCGATGAAAAAATATGCGCGCGACCTCACCCAGGCGGCGCGCGACGGCAAGCTCGACCCCGTGATCGGCCGCGACGAGGAAATCCGTCGCACGGTGCAAATTCTCGCCCGCCGCACCAAGAACAACCCGGCGCTTATCGGCGAACCCGGCACCGGCAAGACCGCGATCGCCGAAGGCCTCGCGCTGCGCATCGCCAATGGCGACGTGCCCGACAGCCTCAAGGGCCGCACGCTCATGTCGCTCGACATGGGCGCGCTGATCGCAGGCGCGAAGTATCGCGGTGAGTTCGAAGAACGCCTCAAGGCCGTGCTCGACGAGGTGAAGGGCGCCGACGGGCAGATCATCCTGTTCATCGACGAGATGCACACGCTGATCGGCGCGGGCGCGAGCGAAGGCAGCATGGATGCCTCCAACCTGCTGAAGCCCGCCCTTTCGCGCGGCGAGCTGCACTGCATCGGCGCAACCACGCTCGATGAATACCAGAAGTATGTCGAGAAGGATCCCGCGCTGCAGCGGCGCTTCCAGTCGGTCTATATTGACGAGCCGAGCGTGGAAGACACCGTCTCGATCCTGCGCGGCATCAAGGACAAGTACGAGCTGCACCACGGCGTGCGCATCACCGATGGCGCGATCGTTGCCGCAGCGCGCCTGTCCGACCGCTACATCCAGAACCGCTTCCTGCCCGACAAGGCCATCGACCTGATGGACGAAGCGGCCAGCCGCATCCGCATGGAAGTGGAATCGAAGCCCGAAGAAATCGAAGGCCTCGACCGCCGCATCATCCAGCTGCGCATCGAGGAACAGGCGCTGCAGAAGGAAACCGACAGCGCCTCGAAGGACCGCCTCGAGGCACTGCGCAAGGAGCTGTCCGAACTCGAACAGCAGTCAAGCGAGCTGACTACGCGCTGGCAGAACGAGCGCGACAAGATCCACGCCGAAGGCCGGATCAAGGAAGAGCTCGATCAGGCGCGGCTCGAGCTGGAACAGGCCCAGCGTGCCGGCGACCTCGCCAAGGCGGGTGAGCTGCAATACGGCACGATCCCCGCGCTCGAGACCAAGCTCGAGGAAGCCAGCGGCCAGACCGACAACGCGCTGCTGCGTGAGGAAGTGACCGAAGACGACATCGCCGGTGTCGTCAGCCGCTGGACCGGTATTCCGGTCGACAAGATGATGGAAGGCGAGCGCGAAAAGCTGCTCGACATGGAAAACATCCTGTCGAAGCGGGTGATCGGCCAGAGCCAGGCGATCGACGCCGTTTCCAAGGCCGTGCGCCGCGCGCGTGCGGGCCTGCAGGACCCGGGCCGTCCGCTCGGCAGCTTCCTGTTCCTCGGTCCCACGGGTGTCGGCAAGACCGAGCTCACCAAGGCGCTTGCCGGCTTCCTGTTCGACGATGACGACGCGATGGTGCGCATCGACATGAGCGAATTCATGGAAAAGCACGCGGTCGCCCGCCTGATCGGCGCGCCTCCGGGTTATGTCGGCTACGAGGAAGGCGGCGTGCTGACCGAAGCTGTCCGCCGCCGGCCGTACCAGGTGGTGCTGTTCGACGAGGTCGAGAAGGCGCACACCGATGTCTTCAATGTGCTGCTGCAGGTGCTCGACGACGGGCGCCTGACCGACGGGCAGGGCCGCGTGGTCGATTTCTCGAATACGCTGATCATCCTCACCTCCAACCTGGGCAGCCAGTATCTTGCCCAGATGGAGGACGACCAGAAGGTCGAGGATGTCGAACCGCAGGTGATGGACGTGGTACGCGGGCACTTCCGCCCCGAATTCCTCAACCGGCTGGACGAGATCATCCTGTTCCACCGCCTCGCACAGGAGCACATGGCCCCGATCGTCGAGATCCAGGTGGCGCGCGTGCAGAAGCTGTTGAAGGAGCGCAAGATTGTGCTCGACCTGACGGAGGGCGCGAAGAAGTGGCTCGGCCGCGTCGGCTACGACCCGGTCTATGGCGCACGCCCGCTGAAGCGCGCGGTGCAGCGCTATGTGCAGGACCCGCTGGCCGACATGATCCTGGCCGGCGATGTGCCCGATGGCTCGACGGTGAAGATCGACGAAGGCGACGGCGCGCTCGACATGAAGGTGTCCTGA
- a CDS encoding SDR family NAD(P)-dependent oxidoreductase: MEVSSNTPAVVTGGASGLGEATARAIAAKGAKVAIFDMNEEKGEAVAKDIGGIFCKVNVTSDEDVDAGFAKAREAHGQERILVNCAGIGNAIKTASRDKQTGEIKHFPLQAFDFVIQVNLIGTFRCIAKSAAGMMTLDPLSEDGDRGAIVNTASVAAEDGQMGQAAYSASKGGVVGMTLPIARDLMREGIRVNTILPGIFNTPLMNAAPPQVKEALAASVPFPKRLGYPEEYARLAMTMIETGYFNGEDVRLDGAIRMAPR, encoded by the coding sequence ATGGAAGTCAGCAGCAATACCCCCGCCGTCGTCACCGGCGGTGCCTCGGGTCTCGGTGAAGCCACCGCCCGCGCCATCGCGGCAAAGGGCGCCAAGGTCGCCATCTTCGACATGAACGAAGAAAAGGGCGAAGCGGTCGCCAAGGACATCGGCGGCATCTTCTGCAAGGTCAACGTGACCAGCGACGAAGACGTCGACGCCGGTTTCGCCAAGGCCCGTGAAGCCCACGGCCAGGAGCGTATCCTGGTCAACTGCGCCGGCATCGGCAACGCGATCAAGACCGCCAGCCGTGACAAGCAGACGGGCGAAATCAAGCACTTCCCGCTGCAGGCCTTCGACTTCGTGATCCAGGTGAACCTCATCGGCACCTTCCGCTGCATCGCCAAGTCGGCAGCGGGCATGATGACGCTCGATCCGCTGAGCGAGGACGGCGATCGCGGCGCCATCGTCAACACCGCTTCGGTGGCAGCCGAAGACGGCCAGATGGGCCAGGCAGCCTATTCGGCATCGAAGGGCGGCGTTGTCGGCATGACCCTGCCGATCGCGCGCGACCTGATGCGCGAAGGCATCCGCGTGAACACGATCCTGCCGGGCATCTTCAACACCCCGCTGATGAACGCCGCCCCGCCGCAGGTGAAGGAAGCGCTGGCCGCATCCGTCCCGTTCCCCAAGCGCCTCGGTTACCCCGAAGAATACGCCCGACTCGCCATGACCATGATTGAGACCGGCTATTTCAACGGCGAGGACGTCCGCCTCGACGGCGCGATCCGCATGGCTCCGCGCTAA